A part of Desulfobulbaceae bacterium genomic DNA contains:
- the tsaD gene encoding tRNA (adenosine(37)-N6)-threonylcarbamoyltransferase complex transferase subunit TsaD gives MLILGVESSCDETAAAVIADNTTLLSSVINSQIEIHSLYGGVVPELASRHHVENIYPVVNEALVQAGISISDLDGLAVTQGPGLIGSLLVGLSFVKAISYVTKIPYVGVDHLSGHLLSVFLGDSHPEFPYIALVASGGHSSIFKVDSWSSFTLLGRSRDDAAGEAFDKVAKLLGLPYPGGPVISEISKSGDPCSIKFPRAWLDKDSLDFSFSGVKTSVANHVNQCQQKNTKPALEDICASFQEAVCDVLVDKTIRAAQLNKIASVVVAGGVAANPRLRELFSQRCKDTELNLFLTPTSFCSDNAAMIALAGSFQFEANKTLTYDMDVYSRSQIAP, from the coding sequence ATGCTCATACTCGGTGTTGAAAGCTCATGCGATGAAACTGCAGCTGCTGTTATTGCCGACAATACCACACTTTTGTCGAGCGTAATCAACTCACAGATTGAGATCCACAGTCTTTACGGTGGTGTTGTGCCTGAACTTGCCTCAAGACACCATGTAGAAAACATCTACCCTGTCGTGAATGAGGCCTTGGTTCAAGCCGGCATCAGCATTTCAGATCTCGACGGTTTAGCCGTTACACAGGGCCCCGGACTTATCGGTTCGCTTCTGGTCGGGCTCTCCTTTGTAAAGGCCATATCCTATGTCACGAAGATTCCCTATGTCGGCGTTGACCATCTTTCCGGGCATTTACTTTCAGTTTTTTTGGGTGATTCTCACCCCGAATTTCCGTATATCGCCCTGGTAGCCTCTGGTGGCCATTCCAGTATATTTAAGGTTGATTCGTGGTCTTCATTTACCCTTTTAGGCCGTTCTCGAGACGATGCAGCTGGAGAAGCTTTCGATAAAGTAGCCAAGTTACTGGGACTTCCATATCCAGGTGGTCCTGTTATCAGTGAAATATCCAAGTCGGGAGATCCCTGTTCGATTAAATTCCCGCGTGCCTGGCTCGACAAAGACAGTCTGGATTTTTCTTTCAGCGGGGTTAAAACCTCTGTTGCCAATCACGTTAATCAATGCCAACAAAAAAATACGAAACCGGCGCTCGAAGATATCTGCGCCTCTTTCCAGGAAGCAGTTTGTGATGTTCTGGTTGATAAAACAATCAGAGCTGCACAACTGAACAAAATAGCATCAGTAGTCGTTGCTGGCGGAGTCGCCGCCAACCCGAGACTGCGTGAACTTTTTTCCCAGCGCTGTAAAGATACCGAGCTGAATCTCTTTCTCACCCCCACCAGTTTTTGTTCTGACAATGCAGCCATGATTGCACTAGCGGGTTCATTCCAGTTTGAAGCCAACAAAACTCTAACCTACGACATGGATGTCTACTCCAGATCGCAGATAGCACCTTAA
- a CDS encoding DUF2062 domain-containing protein yields the protein MLAPKRLLKYYYVKLIRLKGDPRTIARGIALGTFVGITPTMPLKTVALLVLIPIFRANFVAAFLSSALMSNPLTYFPQYYLSWLIGNALIPANLSWDRISSVMDIVFSDAGITDILRSFSQLGADTAIVLVVGGFILATPFTIAAYFFSLKFLIALRQKKREKQILN from the coding sequence ATGCTTGCCCCTAAACGACTCCTTAAATATTACTATGTAAAGTTGATTCGCTTAAAGGGTGACCCTAGAACCATTGCCAGGGGTATCGCCCTGGGGACTTTTGTCGGCATTACTCCAACAATGCCATTGAAAACTGTTGCCCTTTTGGTACTCATACCCATCTTTCGGGCAAATTTTGTTGCTGCTTTTTTATCCAGTGCGCTCATGAGCAACCCTTTAACCTATTTTCCGCAATATTATCTCTCCTGGCTCATTGGCAATGCTTTAATTCCAGCAAACCTGTCCTGGGACCGTATTAGCTCGGTGATGGATATTGTTTTTTCAGATGCCGGCATCACAGATATTCTCCGTTCGTTTTCTCAACTTGGTGCCGACACTGCCATTGTCCTTGTGGTTGGAGGATTTATCCTGGCAACCCCTTTTACGATTGCAGCATACTTTTTTTCCCTGAAATTCTTAATTGCCCTGCGCCAGAAAAAACGCGAAAAACAGATCTTAAATTAA
- the pheA gene encoding prephenate dehydratase, with translation MTKQDSTKDSLLKVRDKIDAIDDQFLQLLKDRLNCAKEIGHLKNKENRAKWDPLRERQIFERLKAINNGEFPESPMISIFREIITTCRLSQKAVEVGYLGPAATFSHLAGVKYFGHSAKFKPLQTIDDIFHDVEHGRIGYGIVPVENSIEGSVTSTLDSFIKYRVKISGEVNLGIKHNLVNHSGSIEDIKLVVSHSQPLAQCRGWLKENLVDVPTQTVFSTGVAAQMASKDHDLAAVASDLAIKTYDLQVVARGIEDYRGNTTRFLVIGPHSPARSGKDKTSLLLSLLDRPGALHSILSILADHNINLSKIESRPVKGEAGKYIFFIDVLGHVDDPVIKKANDQLRESCASFECLGSYPQTEDE, from the coding sequence ATGACAAAACAAGATTCTACCAAAGACAGCCTCTTAAAAGTACGTGACAAAATCGATGCAATTGACGACCAGTTTTTACAACTACTGAAAGATCGCCTCAATTGCGCTAAAGAGATCGGCCATCTTAAAAACAAGGAAAATCGTGCAAAATGGGACCCACTCAGAGAACGACAAATCTTTGAACGCCTCAAAGCTATCAACAATGGCGAGTTTCCTGAGTCCCCCATGATCAGCATTTTTCGTGAGATTATAACAACCTGCAGGTTATCCCAAAAGGCTGTTGAGGTGGGTTATCTTGGCCCTGCTGCCACTTTTTCGCATCTTGCTGGAGTCAAGTACTTCGGTCACTCAGCCAAATTCAAGCCTCTCCAGACCATTGACGATATCTTCCATGATGTTGAACATGGCAGAATAGGCTATGGAATTGTGCCGGTCGAAAACTCTATTGAAGGGTCTGTCACCTCAACGCTTGATTCATTTATTAAATATCGAGTGAAAATCAGTGGCGAAGTTAATCTGGGCATAAAACATAACCTGGTTAATCATTCCGGTTCCATTGAGGACATTAAACTTGTAGTTTCTCACTCGCAACCACTTGCCCAATGCCGTGGCTGGCTAAAGGAAAATTTAGTAGATGTGCCCACCCAAACGGTATTCAGTACCGGTGTTGCAGCTCAAATGGCCAGTAAGGATCACGATTTAGCTGCAGTTGCAAGTGACCTTGCTATTAAAACATACGACCTGCAGGTTGTTGCACGAGGCATTGAAGATTATCGCGGCAACACAACCCGTTTTCTGGTTATTGGCCCACACTCTCCTGCACGTAGCGGTAAAGACAAGACATCGCTACTATTGAGCTTACTTGATCGCCCAGGAGCCTTGCACAGCATTTTGAGCATTCTGGCCGATCATAATATTAATCTCAGCAAAATCGAATCAAGACCAGTCAAGGGCGAAGCTGGAAAGTATATCTTTTTCATTGATGTCCTCGGTCATGTTGACGACCCTGTTATAAAAAAAGCTAACGATCAGCTGCGAGAGTCGTGTGCCAGTTTTGAATGCCTTGGTTCCTACCCTCAGACTGAAGACGAATAG
- a CDS encoding substrate-binding domain-containing protein — MMLLFFIETSNGEKISKPQIAYIVSDQNIPFWDIIWRGIRSRAEDLGYEAKVYSAENSAKAELQNLVKAIRDGVAGIIVSPTNSSACVTLLKLARNADIPVVIADIGTEEGEYVSYITSDNRDGAYQLGKLLARELKIHGWQNGQVGIIAIPQRRENGKQRTAGFIKAMNEEGIQDMKIKQQETFSHQETYNFTADMIETNPDLRAIWLQGSNRYQGALDAIHAAGKKNEILLVTFDAEPEFIELIPEGILVGAGMQQPFLIGEKAFDAMDNHLKGRPVTKTQQLPVLVISAKNIAEQLPMIRKKVFGLEGH, encoded by the coding sequence ATGATGCTATTGTTCTTTATTGAAACGAGCAATGGCGAAAAAATTTCTAAACCCCAAATAGCCTATATTGTTTCTGACCAGAACATTCCGTTCTGGGACATCATTTGGCGCGGCATCAGATCGAGAGCAGAAGATCTCGGTTATGAGGCGAAGGTTTATAGCGCAGAAAACAGTGCAAAGGCTGAATTGCAGAATTTAGTCAAGGCAATAAGAGATGGTGTCGCCGGCATTATTGTGTCTCCTACCAATTCTTCGGCCTGCGTTACGTTACTCAAACTCGCCCGGAATGCTGATATCCCTGTAGTGATTGCTGATATTGGCACAGAAGAAGGCGAATACGTATCCTATATCACTTCCGATAACCGAGATGGAGCTTATCAATTAGGCAAATTGCTTGCAAGGGAGCTAAAAATTCATGGTTGGCAAAATGGTCAGGTAGGCATTATTGCCATTCCACAAAGGCGTGAGAATGGCAAGCAACGCACAGCAGGATTTATCAAAGCGATGAATGAAGAGGGTATTCAAGACATGAAAATCAAGCAGCAGGAAACGTTTTCGCATCAGGAGACCTATAATTTCACCGCCGATATGATTGAAACAAACCCCGATCTGCGAGCGATCTGGCTCCAGGGATCAAACCGATATCAGGGAGCTTTGGACGCCATCCATGCCGCTGGCAAAAAAAACGAAATACTTCTCGTTACCTTTGATGCGGAACCGGAGTTTATCGAGTTGATCCCTGAAGGGATCCTGGTGGGGGCAGGCATGCAGCAGCCGTTTTTGATAGGAGAAAAGGCCTTTGACGCAATGGATAATCATCTCAAAGGCCGACCTGTTACGAAAACTCAACAGCTCCCGGTTCTCGTCATCTCAGCGAAAAATATTGCCGAGCAACTGCCAATGATTCGGAAGAAAGTGTTCGGTCTCGAAGGCCATTAA
- a CDS encoding response regulator encodes MNYSLCRILGFIVVITVISVLVLDSFVFYHLQKGKIVEHMKFHADLSLETLTNNVQNLVESYSINEYEKLVLSEMAHEEFLAIIVRDFHMGMILGQEAYLTGKIRNEDGSVIDYDPENQTLTALLESCFLSVTSPLTSASGKPLGEITICCSDEIIKPELVRIIRESLLNMVILSTLLIVLLFFAIQYFVLKPISEIIISLSRTDKNGIPSGEFVAHGAVEVRNLCMSLQKMIHAVKKYQQDLKRNEEELELRVEDRTTELICMNDNMQLEIAERMHAERELTEAKKKAEAASEAKSMFLANMSHEIRTPMNAVLGMIRLALESSRNPEQRRYLETAFQSAELLLSIINEILDFSKIEANQMELDEVHFELENLLQSVVKTFDMKAREKGLDLRYHFPPGINTQLLGDEYRLRQILLNLVGNALKFTETGEISIHVQSASDGAKDEGIILQFSVQDTGIGISAEALPDIFTQFSQADNSITRKFGGTGLGLAICQKLTKLFGGDIWVESEPGRGAAFYFTARFLQGDADLIQKKDEALSIKIVLPHMHILLVEDNQFNRDLAQAILERHNHTVALAENGLEALKMLSSSTYDVILMDVQMPELDGISATKLIRACERPAPVVSEDYRELLIQVQNNLKGKTIPIIAMTARAMADDRRICIESGMDGYITKPFAPLEVFRTIAQVTGGKVITQEVNDASVDGEIKEGNIVNKPGPVEKVENIRAHLMSTYKISPEKVNTLINAGIQSLLEYLSQAENALKNEDFESLKRSAHTMKGSLRNMGLDALANLAERIENFQTRKGEESLQGLTQQLQFLHEELECMR; translated from the coding sequence ATGAACTATTCACTTTGCCGGATACTCGGCTTCATCGTCGTCATTACCGTGATATCAGTTCTGGTGTTGGATTCGTTTGTTTTTTATCACTTGCAAAAAGGCAAGATTGTCGAGCATATGAAATTCCATGCAGATTTATCACTGGAGACCTTAACCAATAACGTTCAAAATCTTGTTGAATCCTATTCCATCAATGAATATGAAAAACTTGTGTTGAGCGAGATGGCTCATGAAGAGTTCTTAGCCATTATCGTTCGCGATTTCCATATGGGCATGATTCTTGGGCAGGAAGCATATTTAACCGGCAAAATCAGAAATGAGGACGGCAGTGTTATTGATTATGATCCGGAAAATCAAACTTTAACTGCTCTTTTGGAGTCATGTTTTCTCTCTGTAACTTCACCTCTGACCTCTGCTTCCGGGAAACCGCTCGGAGAAATCACCATCTGCTGCTCAGACGAAATCATCAAACCGGAACTTGTCAGAATCATCAGAGAGAGTCTGCTCAATATGGTGATTTTATCAACGCTGCTCATCGTATTGCTCTTTTTCGCCATCCAATATTTTGTCTTGAAGCCCATTTCAGAGATTATCATTAGCCTGAGCAGAACAGATAAAAACGGGATTCCTTCGGGAGAGTTTGTTGCTCACGGCGCCGTCGAAGTCAGAAATCTATGCATGTCACTCCAGAAAATGATTCATGCGGTCAAGAAATATCAGCAGGATTTGAAACGCAACGAGGAAGAGCTTGAACTGCGTGTCGAAGACCGAACGACCGAACTCATATGCATGAACGATAATATGCAGTTGGAAATAGCAGAGAGAATGCATGCAGAGAGAGAACTTACCGAAGCAAAGAAGAAGGCCGAGGCGGCAAGCGAGGCAAAGAGCATGTTTCTAGCCAATATGAGCCATGAAATAAGGACGCCAATGAATGCGGTTTTAGGGATGATCAGGCTGGCCCTTGAGTCATCGAGAAATCCAGAACAGCGACGGTACCTGGAAACAGCCTTTCAATCAGCAGAGTTATTACTGAGCATCATTAACGAGATTCTGGATTTTTCGAAAATTGAAGCGAATCAAATGGAACTCGATGAGGTTCATTTTGAATTAGAAAACCTGCTTCAATCGGTGGTGAAAACCTTTGACATGAAAGCCAGGGAAAAAGGGCTGGATTTGCGATATCATTTTCCGCCAGGCATAAACACGCAGTTGCTGGGCGATGAATACAGGTTGCGGCAAATATTGCTCAATTTAGTTGGCAATGCACTCAAATTTACCGAAACCGGAGAGATCAGCATTCATGTGCAAAGTGCCTCTGACGGCGCAAAGGATGAAGGCATTATACTGCAATTCTCTGTGCAGGATACGGGCATCGGCATATCCGCAGAGGCACTGCCTGATATTTTCACCCAGTTCAGCCAGGCAGACAACAGCATAACCCGAAAGTTCGGCGGCACAGGTCTTGGGTTGGCCATCTGTCAAAAGCTCACCAAGCTTTTTGGAGGTGATATCTGGGTTGAAAGTGAGCCGGGCAGAGGAGCCGCTTTTTATTTCACAGCGCGATTTCTCCAGGGTGACGCCGATCTTATTCAGAAAAAAGATGAAGCATTATCAATAAAAATTGTGCTGCCTCATATGCACATCCTGCTGGTCGAAGATAACCAGTTTAATCGTGATTTGGCGCAGGCCATTTTGGAAAGGCATAACCACACTGTCGCTCTGGCGGAGAATGGCCTGGAGGCCCTTAAAATGCTGTCATCCAGCACGTATGATGTCATCCTTATGGATGTTCAAATGCCTGAGTTGGATGGCATCAGTGCCACCAAGCTGATCAGGGCATGCGAGAGGCCAGCGCCTGTTGTGTCAGAAGACTACCGGGAGCTTCTTATTCAAGTCCAGAATAACCTGAAGGGGAAAACGATTCCGATTATCGCCATGACAGCTCGTGCCATGGCCGATGACCGCAGGATATGCATTGAGTCTGGCATGGACGGTTATATTACGAAACCGTTCGCCCCCCTGGAGGTTTTCCGAACCATCGCTCAAGTTACAGGAGGAAAGGTCATTACTCAAGAAGTGAATGATGCCTCTGTAGATGGAGAAATTAAAGAAGGAAACATCGTGAATAAACCGGGCCCCGTTGAAAAGGTTGAAAACATTAGAGCCCATTTAATGTCGACCTATAAAATATCGCCCGAAAAGGTTAACACACTTATAAACGCGGGCATACAATCGCTTCTCGAATATTTGTCGCAGGCTGAAAATGCTTTGAAAAACGAGGATTTTGAATCACTTAAACGATCCGCCCACACCATGAAAGGCTCCCTTCGTAATATGGGGCTTGATGCTCTTGCTAACCTTGCTGAACGTATAGAAAATTTCCAAACAAGAAAAGGAGAGGAATCTCTGCAAGGTTTAACTCAGCAGCTACAGTTTTTACATGAAGAGTTGGAGTGTATGCGATAA
- a CDS encoding CBS domain-containing protein → MKVKNWICKNPITVTRSTLLHEANQLMKKHNIRHLPVVEDGELVGFITESDLRQFSFPSMVEEIPVHQVMLTNPMKIDANESIETAAKIIHDNKIGGLPVMSAGKLVGVITASDLLSAFIEVMGLLKATTRIDVIVNEDKGSIDMVTKIINDCGSDIINVAMDSQSKKKIYYFRLENCDSELVVNSLKKAGHEVLSVME, encoded by the coding sequence ATGAAAGTAAAAAACTGGATTTGTAAGAACCCCATTACAGTAACGCGTAGTACTCTTTTGCATGAAGCAAATCAACTTATGAAAAAGCACAATATCCGTCATCTTCCAGTAGTTGAAGACGGGGAGCTTGTTGGTTTTATTACCGAGAGTGACTTGAGACAATTTTCCTTTCCATCTATGGTTGAAGAGATACCAGTTCACCAGGTTATGTTGACCAACCCGATGAAAATTGATGCCAATGAAAGCATTGAAACTGCAGCGAAGATTATCCACGATAATAAAATTGGCGGGCTTCCTGTCATGTCAGCCGGAAAACTTGTGGGGGTGATTACTGCCTCGGATCTGTTGTCTGCTTTCATTGAAGTCATGGGATTGTTAAAAGCAACGACGCGTATTGATGTTATTGTGAATGAAGATAAAGGCAGCATTGATATGGTAACCAAGATTATCAACGATTGTGGTAGTGATATTATTAATGTGGCAATGGATAGTCAGTCCAAGAAGAAAATATACTATTTCAGGCTTGAAAATTGTGATTCTGAACTGGTAGTCAACTCACTTAAGAAGGCTGGTCACGAGGTTTTGTCTGTTATGGAATAA
- a CDS encoding iron-containing alcohol dehydrogenase, with protein sequence MYNFVLENPTKIIFGQDTIKQIGPEVSLFGKNVLLVYGSGSIVRNGIYDRVTASLGDACLHVTELNGIRSNPLLSDVRRGIDLAKNHSVDVVLAVGGGSVIDSAKAIAAGAVVDHNVWQFFRGKKGITNPLPVCTVLTLAASGSEMNGGMVITNEQTSAKLGTGNKKLCPKVSILDPTATFSVPANYTAYGAVDAIAHCLEFYFNAQLVNSPVQDRFIEGLIINIIEACNTLMLEPDNYEARANIMWCATMALNGWTAAGLGMVGFPMHMIEHSLSAYYDIAHGAGLSIIIPAWMRWAQNSHTKKLAQFAERVFQIHTGTSGSKAATGIERLTDWFATVHCPIKLSHCSIDTNDITKLTEHSLIQAKIWRLKEYNPEIIEEILSLAS encoded by the coding sequence ATGTATAATTTCGTCCTTGAGAACCCGACCAAAATCATTTTTGGTCAAGACACCATCAAACAGATCGGCCCTGAGGTCAGCCTGTTTGGCAAAAATGTTTTACTGGTCTACGGCTCCGGCAGTATTGTGCGCAATGGTATTTACGACAGGGTTACCGCCTCTCTTGGTGATGCCTGTCTGCATGTAACCGAACTTAATGGGATTCGCTCCAACCCCCTGCTTTCTGACGTACGACGTGGAATAGATCTTGCCAAGAATCACAGTGTTGATGTTGTGTTGGCCGTTGGTGGCGGCAGTGTGATTGATTCAGCCAAGGCGATTGCGGCCGGTGCCGTTGTTGATCACAATGTCTGGCAATTCTTCAGAGGCAAAAAAGGTATCACCAATCCCTTACCGGTCTGTACTGTGCTTACTCTTGCTGCCTCTGGTTCAGAAATGAATGGCGGCATGGTGATAACCAATGAACAGACTTCTGCAAAACTGGGAACTGGCAATAAAAAACTCTGCCCAAAGGTCTCTATTCTAGACCCGACAGCAACCTTTTCTGTACCAGCTAACTATACAGCCTACGGAGCAGTCGATGCTATCGCCCACTGTCTTGAGTTTTATTTCAATGCCCAACTGGTCAACTCTCCGGTGCAGGATCGTTTTATTGAGGGCCTTATAATTAACATCATTGAGGCCTGCAATACCCTTATGCTTGAACCAGATAACTACGAGGCTCGAGCCAATATCATGTGGTGTGCCACAATGGCACTCAACGGTTGGACAGCTGCCGGACTCGGCATGGTAGGATTCCCGATGCATATGATTGAGCACTCGCTAAGTGCGTATTACGATATTGCCCATGGCGCTGGTCTTTCTATTATCATCCCTGCCTGGATGCGCTGGGCTCAAAATTCCCACACTAAAAAACTTGCCCAGTTTGCTGAACGTGTTTTCCAGATACACACCGGGACTTCCGGCAGTAAAGCCGCAACTGGCATTGAAAGGCTTACAGACTGGTTTGCAACGGTTCACTGTCCGATTAAACTTTCGCATTGCTCAATCGACACGAACGATATCACAAAACTTACCGAGCACAGTTTGATCCAGGCAAAAATCTGGCGATTAAAAGAGTACAATCCAGAGATCATCGAAGAGATATTATCTCTCGCTTCATAA
- the larE gene encoding ATP-dependent sacrificial sulfur transferase LarE: MTSLPEDLAYKLDQLRTIIAGYEKVAVAFSGGVDSSLLLKVAYDQVGDDVTAYFADSIVQSAAEKNSAFASAHEIAAPLVVLQFDLLSFPEFVANPKDRCYFCKKKIFSEILREANQLGIHNLADGTNLDDLKQFRPGAKAVQELGVKTPLVEAKLTKKDIRILSRYLGLSSWDKHSASCLATRIASGQSITLQHLNIIERAEQHLSGKGFGGCRVRLDGLSCTLELARGDVYLFITQGHNDAFVSLMSSLGIDKISLDLKERM; the protein is encoded by the coding sequence TTGACCAGTCTGCCGGAAGATCTTGCGTATAAATTAGATCAGCTGAGAACTATCATCGCTGGTTACGAAAAAGTTGCAGTGGCTTTTTCAGGTGGTGTTGATAGCTCACTCCTTTTAAAAGTTGCCTATGACCAGGTGGGTGATGATGTAACCGCCTATTTTGCCGATTCAATAGTACAGTCAGCAGCTGAGAAAAATTCAGCTTTTGCTTCGGCCCACGAGATTGCTGCTCCCCTCGTAGTTCTCCAATTTGACCTTCTCTCTTTTCCTGAATTCGTTGCTAATCCAAAAGACCGCTGTTATTTTTGCAAAAAGAAGATTTTTTCCGAAATTTTAAGAGAGGCCAATCAGCTTGGAATCCACAACCTTGCCGATGGTACAAATCTTGATGATCTTAAGCAGTTTCGTCCCGGCGCCAAGGCTGTTCAGGAATTGGGGGTTAAAACTCCATTGGTTGAAGCAAAATTAACCAAGAAAGATATCCGTATACTAAGTAGATATTTGGGACTTTCCTCTTGGGATAAACATTCTGCCTCCTGTCTTGCTACTCGAATTGCCTCAGGGCAATCTATTACCTTACAGCACCTGAATATAATAGAGAGGGCTGAGCAGCATTTGTCAGGCAAAGGTTTTGGTGGCTGTCGAGTTCGGCTTGACGGATTATCGTGCACCTTGGAGTTGGCAAGAGGTGATGTTTACTTATTTATAACTCAAGGGCATAATGATGCTTTCGTATCGTTGATGAGTTCACTTGGTATCGATAAAATATCTCTTGATCTCAAGGAGAGAATGTAA
- the rsmA gene encoding ribosomal RNA small subunit methyltransferase A has translation MPNLHKIKEILKDQNLAPKKRFGQNFLIHEQTIETILDRAAPGKEDIIVEFGVGLGSLTLPLARRVKKVIGIEIDAGIVRWHREQNTLPDNVELIHQDLLKSDFSKLASSTGGPLKIIANLPYSISNPVIFKLIEDIEYIHSATLMLQKEVADRLCASPRTKAYGVLSVILGTCAEIKPLLKIGPGQFHPRPKVDSVVVKISFLPVSDRVKCLPLFERKIFTTIVKNAFQQRRKTLLNALSSASINNTTKADVIEILHGAGIEQSIRPDQLSPEQYIQIAQSYSTHSSSSHNV, from the coding sequence ATGCCAAATCTTCATAAGATTAAAGAAATTCTCAAAGACCAGAATCTTGCCCCAAAGAAGCGTTTTGGGCAAAACTTTCTTATTCATGAGCAGACCATTGAAACCATCCTTGACCGGGCTGCACCAGGTAAGGAAGATATAATCGTCGAATTTGGAGTGGGGCTCGGCTCCTTAACCCTGCCCCTGGCACGACGTGTCAAGAAAGTTATTGGCATTGAGATTGATGCCGGAATTGTCAGATGGCATCGTGAACAGAATACTCTTCCGGACAACGTTGAACTCATCCACCAGGATCTCTTGAAATCGGATTTTTCTAAATTGGCTTCCAGCACAGGCGGCCCACTTAAAATTATTGCTAACCTGCCCTACTCTATCTCCAATCCCGTTATTTTTAAGCTTATTGAAGATATTGAGTACATTCATTCAGCCACACTGATGCTGCAGAAAGAAGTCGCCGACCGCCTATGCGCATCACCACGAACCAAGGCTTATGGAGTGTTATCCGTCATACTTGGCACTTGCGCTGAGATAAAACCACTGCTCAAAATTGGTCCTGGCCAGTTTCACCCCAGACCGAAAGTAGACTCGGTAGTTGTCAAAATCTCTTTTTTACCCGTCTCAGATAGAGTAAAATGCCTTCCTCTATTTGAACGCAAGATATTCACTACCATAGTTAAAAACGCCTTTCAACAGCGTCGAAAAACCCTGCTGAACGCCCTGTCCTCTGCCAGCATAAACAATACAACCAAAGCCGATGTCATTGAGATTCTTCATGGAGCCGGCATTGAGCAATCAATTCGACCAGACCAACTATCACCTGAGCAATATATTCAAATTGCCCAGAGCTACTCCACCCATTCATCCTCATCGCACAATGTATAA
- a CDS encoding homocysteine biosynthesis protein has product MSKFKVVKSYDDINAKIKAGKAVVVTAEEMVDIVRKEGKVKAAARVDVVTTGTFSPMCSSGAFLNFGQTTPTIKMAEVTLNNVPAYAGLAAVDVYIGATEPCREDPLNKVFPGEFLYGGGHVIEDLVAGKKIFLKSSGYGTDCYPNKTWEKEVTLDEIPYALLCNPRNAYQNYNCAVNLSDKTIYTYMGTLKSNGRSATYCSAGELSPLLNDPYYHSIGLGTRIFLGGGVGYVTWHGTQHNPAALRSENGVPRRPAGTLMVQGDLKQMSSKWLKGISMQGYGSSMAVGLGIPIPILNEQMAAYTGVSDKELFTQVVDYGFDYANRVTRNYGEVSYAELKSGTIEVNGQSVVTAPLSSVVRAREIAETLKQWILDGEFLVQQPVNTIPDK; this is encoded by the coding sequence ATGAGTAAGTTTAAAGTTGTCAAATCATACGATGATATAAATGCCAAAATAAAGGCTGGTAAGGCTGTTGTTGTTACAGCAGAAGAGATGGTTGATATTGTACGTAAGGAAGGCAAGGTTAAGGCGGCTGCGCGAGTTGATGTTGTGACAACCGGAACCTTTTCTCCTATGTGTTCATCAGGGGCCTTCTTGAATTTTGGTCAAACTACGCCAACCATAAAAATGGCAGAGGTTACCTTAAATAATGTTCCCGCCTATGCCGGGTTAGCCGCTGTTGATGTCTATATTGGTGCTACTGAACCATGTCGTGAAGATCCATTAAATAAGGTGTTTCCTGGAGAGTTCCTGTACGGCGGAGGCCATGTCATCGAAGATCTGGTTGCGGGTAAGAAAATTTTCTTGAAATCTTCAGGTTATGGGACCGATTGTTATCCCAATAAGACCTGGGAGAAAGAGGTGACTCTTGATGAGATTCCATACGCCTTGCTCTGTAATCCTAGAAACGCCTACCAAAATTACAATTGTGCCGTGAACCTTTCCGACAAGACCATATACACCTATATGGGAACCTTAAAATCAAACGGCAGAAGTGCGACGTACTGTAGTGCAGGAGAGTTAAGCCCTTTGCTTAACGACCCCTATTATCATTCTATCGGGCTTGGCACCAGAATATTTCTTGGTGGTGGCGTTGGCTATGTAACCTGGCACGGCACTCAGCATAATCCGGCGGCGCTGAGATCTGAAAATGGGGTGCCTCGTCGTCCTGCTGGTACACTTATGGTGCAGGGCGACCTTAAACAGATGTCATCAAAGTGGCTTAAAGGTATCAGTATGCAGGGCTATGGCAGCTCGATGGCTGTCGGGCTTGGCATTCCCATACCGATTCTTAATGAGCAAATGGCGGCTTATACGGGTGTTTCAGATAAAGAGTTGTTTACTCAAGTTGTTGACTATGGCTTTGATTATGCCAATCGTGTTACACGAAATTATGGCGAAGTCAGTTATGCAGAGCTGAAAAGCGGCACAATTGAGGTTAACGGTCAGAGCGTGGTTACAGCCCCGCTGTCCAGTGTTGTTCGTGCCCGGGAGATAGCTGAGACCTTAAAGCAATGGATCCTTGATGGTGAGTTTTTAGTTCAACAACCCGTGAATACAATTCCAGACAAGTAG